A section of the Salmo salar chromosome ssa05, Ssal_v3.1, whole genome shotgun sequence genome encodes:
- the LOC106605530 gene encoding E3 ubiquitin-protein ligase UBR5 isoform X15, with translation MTSIHFVVHPLPGTEDQLNDRLREVSEKLNKYNFNSHPHLNLLEQATLKQCVVGPNHAGFLLEDGRVCRISFAVQPDRLELTKPDGNDGSKLSGSGSGTGRSSRPGRTSDPPWFLSGSDTLGRLAGNTLGSRWSSGVNGGSGGGGGGGGGGGGGSSSVGGAGGGGVGGAVSGGGGGGGSSGRSSTAARDSRRQTRVIRTGRDRGSGLLGSQPQPVIPASVIPEELISQAQVVLQGKSRSVIIRELQRTNLDVNLAVNNLLSRDDEDGDDGDDTASESYLPGEDLMSLLDADIHSAHPSVIIDADAMFSEDISYFGYPSFRRSSLSRLGSSRVLLLPLERDSELLRERESVLRLRERRWLDGASFDTERGSTSREGEPSLDKKNIPVQSPVSLGEELQWWPDKDGVKFVSIGSLFSELVAVSSKGELYQWKWSEPEPYRNTQNPSIRHPRVSFLGLTNEKITLLSANSIRATVATETNKVATWMDDTLSSVASKLEHSAQVYPELQGERIVSLHCCALYTCAQLESSLYWWGVVPFSQRKKMLEKARAKNKKPKSSAGISSVPNITVGTQVFVSSLQVCLRNNPLYHAGAVAFSVNAGIPKVGLLLESVWNMNDSCRFQLRSPESLKNMDKTTKTQEIKTESKPELVKTEMGPPPSPASTCSDTSSIASSASLPYKRRRSTPAPKEEEKVNEEQWPLREVVFVEDVKNVPVGKVLKVDGAYVAVKFPGTSSSVSTQPSLPSAPAPITDSDPSSLLQDCRLLRIDELQVVKTGGTPKVPDCFQRTPKKLCIPEKAEILAVNVDSKGVHAVLKTGNWVRYCIFDLATGKAEQENNFPTSNLAFLGQSERNVAIFTAGQDSPVILRDGNGTIYPMAKDCMGGIRDPEWLDLPPIASLGMGVHSLANLPTNSTIKKKAAIIILAVEKQTLMQHVLRCDFEACRQYLVNLEQAVLLEQSPHVLHSFLGHRCDGNRNILHACVSVCFPVSNKETKEEEEAERSERNTFAERLSAVEAIANAISVVSSNSSGNRTGSSSSRGLRLREMMRRSLRAAGLGRHESGPSSSDHQDPVSPPIAPPSWVPDPPPMDPDGDIDFILAPAVGSLTTASTGTSQGPSTSTIPGPSSEPSVVESKDRKANAHLILKLMCDSMVLRPHLRELLSAKDARGMTPFMLAVSGRAYPAAITVLEAAQKMAKVGEPGMTEKVDADSAFMEMICPSGTNPDDSPLYVLCCNDTCSFTWTGAEHINQDIFECRTCGLLESLCCCTECARVCHKGHDCKLKRTSPTAYCDCWEKCKCKTLIAGQKAARLDLLYRLLTTTNLVTSPNSRGEHILLFLVQTVARQSVEHCQYRPPRIREDRNRKAANAEVCCPPCVSDSDMPDHDLEPPRFAQLALERVLQDWNALKSMIMFGSQENKDPLSASSRIAHLLPEEQVYLNQQSGTIRLDCFTHCLIVKCAPDITVSRFIDTLLGTLVKELQNKYTPGRREEAIVVTRRFLRSVARVFVILSVEMASSKKKNNFIPQPIGKCRRVFQALLPYAVEELCNVAESLIVPVRMGIARPTAPFTLASTSIDAVQGSEELFSVEPLPPRPSPDQSSNSSQTASSYIIRNPQPRRSSQSQPVRGRDEEQDDIVSADVEEVEVVEGVAGEEDHHEDQEEQGEENAEAEGQHDEHDEDEGDVLSSLGSDMELDLLAAAETESDSESNHSNQDNASGRRSVVTAATAGSEAGSRMSLAFQSVGASSVPAFFSEDDSQSNDSSDSDSSSSQSDDVDQETFLLDEPLERTTTASHVNSAAQAPRSMQWAVRNTPSQRATGSAPSSSSTPAAASSTGLIYIDPSNLRRSSAISTSAAAAAAALEASNSSSYLTSASSLARAYSIVIRQISDLMSLIPKYNHLVYSQYPAAVKLTYQDAVNLQNFVEEKLIPTWNWMVSIMDSTEAQLRYGSALSSAGDPGHPSHPLHASQHSARRERMTAREEASLRTLEGRRSGRAATLLTVRQGMMSARGDFLNYALSLMRSHNDEHSDVLPVLDVCSLKHVAYVFQALIYWIKAMNQQTTLDTTQMDRKRSREILELGLDNEDSEHENDEDTNQSSTLQDKEDDSVPAEMGQNHPFFRRSDSMTFLGCIPPNPFEVPLAEAIPLADQPHLLQPNARKEDLFGRPSQGLYSSSYTASKGLAEATLDRSCLEVNMGSSQILPTKMSYSANLKNVMSMETSQRGREDQPMDQELVAPKPGPSPHDLAAQLKSSLLAEIGLTESDGPPLPSFRPHCSFMGMVISHDMLLGRWRLSLELFGRVFMEDVGAEPGSILTELGGFEVKESKFRREMEKLRNLQSRDLALEVDRDRDQLIQQTMRQLNTHFGRRCTTTPMAVHRVKVTFKDEPGEGSGVARSFYTAIALAFLSNDKLPNLDCVQSVSKGMQASSTCHHDYNSSMTLNLMQRLRNRDRERERRSGGLRAGSRRDRDSSRLANVSSTNLDRGSRSTDSCVDMTTGSEFRTFKWIMDSRRQLSIDTRPFRPASEGNPSDEPDPLPAHRQALGERLYPRVHAMQPAFASKITGMLLELSPAQLLLLLASEDSLRARVEEAMELLIAHGRENGADSILDLGLLEAPEKAQQQENRKRHGSTRSVVDMELDDPEDGDDNAPLFYQPGKRGFYSPRPGKNTEARLNCFRNIGRILGLCLLQNELCPITLNRHVIKVLLGRKVNWHDFAFFDPVMYESLRQLIRHSQAGEAEAVFAAMDVAFAIDLCKEEGAGQVELLSGGVNMPVTPLNVYEYVRKYAEHRMLVVAEQPLHAMRKGLLDVLPKNALEDLTAEDFRLLVNGCGEVNVQMLISFTSFNDESGENADKLLQFKRWFWSIVEKMSMTERQDLVYFWTSSPSLPASEEGFQPMPSITIRPPDDQHLPTANTCISRLYVPLYSSKQILKQKLLLAIKTKNFGFV, from the exons TTCAAAGTTGAGTGGCAGTGGTTCAGGGACAGGAAGGAGCTCCAGGCCAGGCAGGACTAGTGATCCTCCCTGGTTCCTGTCTGGCTCTGACACACTGGGCAGACTGGCAGGCAACACCCTTGG GAGTCGCTGGAGCTCCGGGGTGAACGGTGGatcaggtggaggaggaggaggaggtggtggtggtggcggtggcagCAGCAGTGTAGGAGGTGCAGGGGGAGGAGGTGTAGGAGGAGCTGtcagtggaggaggtggtggtggaggctcCTCTGGGAGGTCGTCTACAGCTGCCCGGGACTCGAGACGTCAGACCAGGGTGATCCGCACAGGGAGGGACCGGGGCTCTGGTCTCCTGGGCAGCCAGCCCCAGCCTGTCATCCCTGCCTCAGTCATCCCAGAGGAACTCATCTCCCAG gCTCAGGTGGTCCTCCAGGGGAAGTCTAGGAGTGTGATCATCCGGGAGCTCCAGAGGACCAACCTGGATGTCAACCTGGCCGTCAACAACCTACTGAGCAGAGACGATGAGGACGGTGACGATGGCGATGACACAGCCAGCGAGTCCTACCTCCCTGGAG AGGACCTGATGTCCCTGCTGGACGCTGACATCCACTCAGCCCACCCCAGTGTCATCATCGATGCTGACGCCATGTTCTCTGAGGACATCAGCTACTTTGGCTACCCTTCCTTCAGACGCTCCTCCCTGTCCCGCCTGGGCTCCTCGCGAG TTCTCCTTCTTCCCTTAGAGCGTGACTCAGAGCTGTTGCGTGAGCGCGAGTCTGTGTTGAGGTTGCGGGAGCGGAGGTGGCTGGATGGGGCCTCATTTGACACGGAGAGGGGCTCCACCAGCCGCGAGGGGGAGCCCAGCCTGGACAAGAAGAACATCCCCGTCCAGAGCCCTGTCTCTCTGGGCGAGGAGCTGCAATGGTGGCCTGACAAG GATGGTGTGAAGTTTGTGAGCATCGGGTCCTTGTTCTCTGAGCTGGTGGCAGTGAGCTCTAAGGGGGAACTCTACCAGTGGAAGTGGAGTGAACCAGaaccatacagaaacacacag AACCCTTCTATCCGCCACCCCCGGGTGTCCTTCCTGGGCCTGACCAATGAGAAGATCACCCTGCTGTCTGCTAACAGCATCAGAGCCACCGTGGCCACGGAGACCAATAAGGTGGCGACCTGGATGGATGACACCCTGAGCAGTGTGGCGTCCAAGCTGGAACACAGTGCCCAGGTCTACCCTGAGCTGCAGGGGGAGCGCATCGTGTCTCTGCACTGCTGTGCCCTCTACACCTGCGCCCAGCTGGAGAGCAGCCTGTACTGGTG GGGTGTTGTGCCTTTTAGTCAACGGAAAAAGATGCTTGAAAAGGCTAGAGCCAAGAACAAGAAGCCAAAGTCCAGTGCCGGCATCTCCTCAGTACCCAACATCACCGTGGGAACGCAG GTGTTTGTGTCCTCTCTCCAGGTGTGCCTGAGGAATAACCCCCTCTACCACGCCGGTGCCGTTGCCTTTTCTGTCAACGCTGGGATCCCCAAGGTGGGACTGCTCCTTGAGTCTGTCTGGAACATGAACGACAGCTGCAGGTTCCAGCTGCGATCACCAGAGAGCCTCAAGAACATGGACAAGACCACCAAGACCCAGGAGATCAA AACGGAGAGCAAGCCGGAGTTGGTAAAGACTGAGATGGGGCCCCCTCCTTCCCCGGCCTCCACCTGCAGTGACACCTCCTCCATCGCTAGCAGTGCCTCGCTGCCCTACA AACGAAGACGCTCAACCCCGGCTCccaaagaggaggagaaggtgaACGAGGAGCAGTGGCCTCTTCGGGAAGTGGTGTTTGTGGAGGATGTTAAAAACGTCCCTGTGGGAAAG GTGCTGAAAGTGGACGGTGCGTATGTAGCTGTGAAGTTTCCAGGGACATCAAGCAGTGTGAGCACACAGCCGAGTCTACCTAGTGCTCCAGCTCCCATCACTGACTCTGACCCCTCCTCACTGCTGCAGGACTGTAGGCTGCTCAGAATAGATGAGTTACAG GTGGTGAAAACTGGTGGAACTCCTAAAGTTCCAGATTGCTTCCAGCGTACACCTAAAAAACTCTGCATCCCAGAGAAGGCTGAGATTCTGGCTGTGAATGTTGACTCCAAAG GAGTCCACGCAGTGCTGAAGACTGGTAACTGGGTGAGGTACTGTATCTTTGACCTGGCCACAGGCAAAGCAGAGCAGGAGAATAACTTCCCCACCAGTAACCTGGCCTTCCTGGGGCAGAGTGAACGCAACGTAGCAATCTTCACCGCAGGACAG GACTCTCCAGTCATCCTTCGGGATGGAAACGGCACAATTTACCCAATGGCCAAAGACTGTATGGGCGGGATCCGAGACCCTGAGTGGTTGGACCTGCCGCCCATCGCCAGCCTGGGCATGGGGGTGCACTCCCTGGCCAACCTCCCCACCAACTCAACCATCAAGAAGAAAGCTGCTATTATCATATTGGCTGTGGAA AAGCAGACGTTAATGCAGCACGTGCTGCGTTGTGACTTTGAGGCCTGTCGTCAGTACCTGGTGAACCTGGAGCAGGCTGTACTCCTGGAGCAGAGTCCCCACGTCCTCCACTCCTTCCTGGGCCACCGCTGCGACGGCAACCGCAACATCCTCCACGCCTGCGTCTCCGTCTGCTTCCCCGTCAGCAACAAGGAGACCAAGGAGGAGGAAG AAGCTGAACGGTCTGAGAGGAATACATTTGCAGAGAGACTGTCAGCAGTGGAGGCCATAGCCAACGCTATCTCTGTGGtgtctagcaacagctctggaaACAGGACCGGCTCTTCCAGCAGCAGAGG GCTGCGTCTGAGGGAGATGATGAGGCGCTCTCTGAGAGCTGCGGGGCTTGGCCGTCACGAGTCTGGCCCCTCCTCCAGTGATCACCAGGACCCTGTGTCCCCACCCATCGCTCCTCCCAGCTGGGTGCCTGACCCCCCTCCCATGGACCCAGATGGTGACATAGACTTCATCCTGGCCCCTGCAGTGGGATCTCTCACCACAGCTTCTACAGGGACCAGCCAGGGCCCCAGCACCTCCACTATACCAG GCCCCTCCTCCGAGCCTTCGGTGGTGGAGTCTAAAGACCGCAAGGCCAACGCCCACCTCATCCTCAAACTGATGTGTGACAGCATGGTTCTCCGGCCACACCTCCGCGAGCTGCTCTCCGCCAA GGATGCCCGTGGAATGACCCCATTCATGCTGGCAGTCAGCGGGAGAGCTTACCCAGCTGCCATTACTGTTCTGGAGGCTGCGCAGAAAATGGCCAAGG TGGGAGAACCCGGCATGACTGAGAAGGTGGATGCAGACTCTGCGTTCATGGAGATGATTTGTCCCTCGGGGACCAACCCTGACGACTCTCCTCTCTACGTCCTCTGCTGCAACGACACCTGCAGCTTCACCTGGACAGGAGCTGAACACATCAACCAg GATATCTTTGAGTGCCGGACCTGCGGCCTGTTGGAGTCTCTCTGCTGCTGCACTGAGTGCGCCAGGGTGTGTCACAAAGGACACGACTGCAA ACTCAAGAGGACCTCTCCCACTGCTTACTGTGACTGCTGGGAGAAGTGTAAGTGTAAGACGCTGATTGCTGGACAGAAAGCTGCTCGCCTGGACCTGCTGTACAGACTGCTCACCACCACTAACCTGGTCACCAGTCCAAACAGCCG GGGGGAGCATATCCTTCTGTTCCTGGTGCAGACTGTTGCTAGGCAGAGTGTGGAGCACTGCCAGTACCGGCCCCCTCGCATCAGAGAGGACAGGAACCGCAAGGCTGCCAATGCAGAAG TTTGTTGTCCTCCCTGTGTGTCAGACTCTGACATGCCGGACCATGACCTGGAACCTCCACGCTTCGCCCAGCTGGCCCTGGAGAGGGTGCTGCAGGACTGGAATGCTCTCAAGTCCATGATAATGTTCGGATCCCAGGAGAATAAAGACCC GCTGAGTGCCAGCAGCCGTATCGCCCATCTCCTTCCAGAGGAGCAGGTGTACCTGAACCAGCAGAGTGGCACCATCCGCCTGGACTGCTTCACACACTGCCTCATTGTCAAGTGTGCCCCTGACATTACAGTAAGTCGG TTTATTGACACCCTGCTGGGGACCTTGGTGAAGGAGCTGCAGAACAAGTACACTCCTGGCCGGAGAGAGGAGGCCATCGTCGTCACCAGGAGGTTCCTGCGCTCCGTGGCCAGGGTGTTTGTCATCCTCAGCGTCGAGATGGCCTCGTCCAAAAAGAAAAA TAACTTCATCCCCCAGCCCATTGGGAAGTGCAGGCGTGTGTTCCAGGCCCTGCTGCCCTATGCGGTGGAGGAGCTGTGCAACGTGGCGGAGTCTCTCATCGTGCCTGTGAGGATGGGCATCGCCCGGCCCACCGCCCCCTTCACCCTGGCCAGCACCAGCATCGACGCCGTGCAGGGCAGCGAGGAACTCTTCTCTGTGGAACCCTTGCCACCGAGACCCTCCCCAGACCAGTCCAGCAA TTCTAGTCAGACTGCATCGTCCTACATCATCAGGAACCCCCAGCCTCGCCGCAGCAGCCAGTCCCAGCCGGTCAGAGGGAGAGACGAGGAGCAGGATGACATTGTGTCTGCTGACGTTGAAGAG GTAGAGGTTGTCGAGGGCGTTGCCGGGGAGGAGGATCACCATgaagaccaggaggaacagggagaggagaaCGCTGAGGCAGAGGGACAGCATGATGAACATGATGAGGATG AGGGTGATGTCCTTTCCTCTCTAGGAAGCGACATGGAGTTGGATCTGCTGGCTGCCGCGGAGACGGAGAGTGACAGCGAGAGTAACCATAGCAACCAGGACAATGCCAGCGGTCGGAGGAGTGTTGTCACCGCAGCAACTGCCGGCTCCGAAGCAG GAAGTAGAATGTCCCTGGCTTTTCAAAGTGTTG GTGCCAGCAGTGTCCCTGCCTTCTTTTCAGAGGACGACTCCCAGTCCAACGACTCGAGCGACTcggacagcagcagcagccagagcGACGACGTGGACCAGGAGACCTTCCTATTGGACGAGCCCTTGGAGAGGACCACCACCGCCTCGCACGTCAACAGTGCTGCCCAGGCGCCACGCTCCATGCAGTGGGCCGTACGCAACACCCCCAGCCAGAGAGCCACGGGCAGCGCcccctccagctcctccacccctgcTG CAGCGAGCTCCACAGGTCTGATCTACATCGACCCGTCCAACCTGCGGCGCAGCAGCGCCATCAGCACCAGCGCGGCCGCTGCGGCTGCAGCTCTGGAGGCCTCCAACTCATCCAGCTACCTGACGTCAGCCTCCAGTTTAGCCCGGGCCTACAGCATCGTCATCAGACAGATCTCTGACCTGATGAGCCTCATCCCCAAGTACAACCACCTGGTCTACTCCCAGTACCCTGCTGCAGTCAAACTCACCTACCAGGACGCTGTCAACCTGCAG AACTTTGTTGAGGAGAAGCTGATCCCTACGTGGAACTGGATGGTGTCCATCATGGACTCTACAGAGGCTCAGCTGCGTTACGGCTCGGCCCTGTCCTCAGCAGGCGACCCCGGACACCCATCCCACCCCCTCCACGCCTCGCAGCACTCTGCCCGCAGGGAGCGCATGACTGCCCGCGAGGAAGCCAGCCTCCGCACCTTGGAAGGACGCAGGTCTGG ACGTGCGGCCACTCTGCTGACAGTGCGTCAGGGGATGATGTCAGCGCGGGGAGACTTCCTGAACTACGCCCTGTCTCTGATGCGTTCCCATAATGACGAGCACTCTGACGTTCTGCCTGTGCTGGATGTGTGTTCTCTCAAACACGTGGCCTACGTCTTCCAGGCCCTCATCTACTGGATCAAAGCCATGAACCAGCAGACAACTCTGGACACAACACAGATGGACCGCAAGAG GAGCCGAGAGATTCTGGAACTGGGACTGGACAATGAAGATTCTGAACATGAGAATGACGAGGACACCAATCAAA gttCCACGCTCCAGGATAAGGAGGATGACTCGGTCCCTGCTGAGATGGGACAGAACCACCCGTTCTTCCGGCGCTCTGACTCCATGACCTTCCTGGGCTGTATCCCCCCCAACCCCTTCGAGGTCCCCCTGGCAGAGGCCATCCCCCTGGCAGACCAGCCTCACCTCTTGCAG CCCAATGCAAGGAAGGAGGATCTGTTTGGCCGTCCTAGTCAGGGCCTGTACTCGTCCTCGTACACAGCAAGCAAAGGCCTGGCCGAGGCCACCCTGGACCGCAGCTGCCTGGAGGTTAACATGGGCTCCTCTCAG ATCCTACCCACCAAGATGTCCTACTCAGCCAACCTGAAGAACGTGATGAGTATGGAGACTAGTCAGCGCGGCCGAGAGGACCAGCCCATGGACCAGGAGCTAGTGGCTCCAAAGCCAGGCCCCTCACCCCACGACCTAGCTGCCCAGCTGAAGAGCAGCCTCCTGGCTGAAATAGGCCTCACTGAGAGCGATGGACCACCGCTCCCTTCCTTTAG ACCCCACTGTAGTTTTATGGGGATGGTGATCTCCCATGACATGCTGCTGGGCCGCTGGCGTCTGTCTCTGGAGCTGTTCGGACGCGTCTTCATGGAGGATGTTGGAGCAGAGCCTGGATCG ATCCTGACCGAGCTGGGGGGCTTTGAGGTGAAGGAGTCTAAGTTCCGCCGGGAGATGGAGAAACTCCGTAACCTCCAGTCTCGTGACCTGGCCCTGGAGGTGGACCGTGACCGTGACCAGCTGATCCAGCAGACCATGAGGCAGCTCAACACCCACTTTGGCCGGCGCTGCACCACCACACCCATGGCTGTGCACCGCGTTAAGGTCACCTTCAAAGACGAGCCGGGCGAGGGTAGTGGTGTGGCCCGTAGCTTCTACACGGCCATCGCCCTGGCCTTCCTGTCCAATGACAAGCTGCCCAACCTGGACTGTGTGCAGAGCGTCAGCAAGGGCATGCAGGCCAGCAGTACGTGTCATCACGATTACAACTCAAGTATGACATTGA ATCTGATGCAGCGGCTGAGGAACAGAGACCGGGAGAGGGAGCGGAGGAGTGGAGGGCTCCGAGCCGGCTCTAGGAGAGACCGAGACAG CTCCCGTTTGGCTAATGTCTCTTCTACCAACCTTGATCGCGGTTCCCGCAGCACTGACAGCtgtgttgacatgacaactgGGTCGGAGTTCCGAACCTTCAAATGGATCAT ggactCGAGGAGACAGCTGTCCATTGACACCCGGCCCTTCAGGCCAGCCTCGGAGGGGAACCCCAGTGATGAACCTGACCCCCTGCCTGCCCACAGACAGGCCCTGGGAGAGAGGCTGTACCCCCGTGTCCACGCTATGCAGCCG GCGTTTGCCAGTAAGATCACAGGGATGCTGCTGGAGCTCTCCCCAGCCCAGCTGCTGTTGCTCCTGGCCAGTGAGGACTCTCTCAGGGCCAGGGTGGAGGAGGCCATGGAGCTGCTCATTGCACATGGAAG GGAAAATGGTGCTGACAGCATACTGGACCTGGGTCTCCTGGAGGCTCCTGAGAAAGCACAG CAGCAGGAGAACCGTAAGCGTCATGGCTCCACCCGTAGTGTGGTGGACATGGAGCTGGACGACCCTGAAGACGGAGATGACAACGCTCCCCTGTTCTACCAGCCCGGGAAGAGAGGCTTCTACTCCCCCCGGCCCGGCAAGAACACGGAGGCCAGGCTCAACTGCTTCAGGAACATCGGCAG aATACTAGGGCTGTGTCTGCTGCAGAATGAGCTCTGTCCAATTACCTTGAACAGACATGTCATCAAGGTGCTGCTCGGCAGAAAG gTGAACTGGCATGACTTTGCCTTCTTTGACCCGGTAATGTACGAGAGCCTGCGGCAGTTGATCCGTCACTCTCAGGCTGGAGAGGCGGAAGCTGTCTTTGCAGCCATGGACGTGGCCTTTGCCATAGACCTGTGTAAGGAGGAAGGGGCTGGACAG GTGGAGCTGCTGTCAGGTGGGGTCAACATGCCTGTGACTCCTCTCAACGTTTACGAATACGTGAGAAAGTACGCCGAACACAGGATGCTGGTGGTTGCCGAGCAACCTCTTCAT GCGATGAGGAAGGGTCTGTTGGATGTCCTTCCTAAGAATGCCCTGGAGGACTTGACAGCTGAGGACTTCAGGCTGCTGGTCAACGGCTGTGGAGAGGTCAACGTGCAGATGCTCATCAGCTTCACTTCCTTCAATGATGAATCTG GGGAAAATGCTGATAAGTTGTTGCAGTTTAAACGCTGGTTTTGGTCCATCGTGGAGAAGATGAGCATGACTGAGAGGCAAGATCTG GTGTACTTCTGGACCTCCAGTCCGTCTCTGCCAGCCAGTGAGGAAGGCTTCCAGCCCATGCCCTCCATCACCATCAGGCCTCCGGACGACCAGCACCTGCCCACGGCCAACACCTGCATCTCGCGCCTCTACGTGCCACTCTACTCCTCCAAACAGATTCTAAAACAGAAACTCTTACTAGCCATTAAGACCAAGAACTTTGGTTTTGTGTAG